TCACCTTTCTGGAAGTCTTTTTGTCGTTCAGTTTGTAAGAgctaatgagaactcaaagcgAAGACAATTAAAGCTGCTTAAAAAGCGGGAAAACGGGGACGaacaagtcgtgattggtttcatGTAGTTGTGTATCTGATTGGTAGAGAGAGTGACgtaagttttctggaccaatcacagagcaaggttaagcaaaaccaaagcaataccggattactttcgacactcaattgaaaattgttccatCGTAACGATTTAGTtctaactttcttttgttgccTTTTAGAGATGGACGCGTTCACAAGTTTGTTCACGGCTGGTTACGAAGACATGGACGACACTTCTTCACTTTTCACTGGTGAAGAGGAAAAATCAGGTTTGCATGTCTTCCTATTTTAATATATCGACTGAGAGTTGCTTCAGCTACTTTTGgagtgttaaaaaaacaaacaaacgtttATTATCCTTCTGCTCAAGTTAACTTCAATTGGCAAAAATTTTACAACGAGTGGCAAAAGCCTTGGCAAGCTACACTACGTTTTGAATTCTCATTTATCTCCAACTCTCTCCCATTTCAATGATGCATGGTGTTGACCAAATGATCACTAGTTTCTTGCAACATTGTTTGGGGGGAAAGGGGGACTTTCAAGTAACTtacaagatttctgtttatTATGTCGAATGGAGAGTTGCCGACCACTTACCAAAGAAAGGCGCGCCAACTACTTTTGCCACTCATCGTAGTCCAACCATTAGTATTAATTAGTGTATTATCAAGGAGATTGATAAAATAATCGAGCTTGGTCACCACAGCCAATCACAACAAAGCTCCACACCACGAAGAGCCAATAAGAGCTCATCACAACTttgagcgcgggaaaacgcgtacAACCAAATAGCAgctaattgcaatttttatctgATGTATGCAGTGTGGTGCGAGATTTTTAGCACCAATTACAAAGTTCTGTTGAAAAATCAATGCATTCATTACCGAATTGAAAGCTGCTGTATTTGTTTTCCTTACTCAGAATTAGACTTCCTTGATGAGAGAACTGACAGGCAGGAGGATACGGAATCTTTGTCGTCAACTGCTACTTCAGAGAAGTCATGTAAGCATTCGCAATCTGACTCGGTTCAGAGCGAGACCAAAGGCAAACCTGTTGCAAACAACCTTACAAGTCTTCCTCACACAATTGATAGTCTGGTTCCCGTGTCAGAAGAGAGAGAAAAGGAATTGCTGCTCAAGATCAACTCTTATCCTAAAGCAGTTTATCATGATCCCGTGGCGAGGAGATTTAGACGAAAATTAATATTGAGACAGGTTCGTTTATTTCAGTATCCACTTTAAAAAAGCCGGAAAGAGAGGCTGCAGGAGGCGTATCGAGATATCTCACGAATAACGTTATGCAATTATGTTTTAAGGCATATGGTTAGACGTTGTATTCTTCTCAGATAAGGATTATAAAACGTGGGCACCGTTTCCTGCATCCTCTCCGTACTGGTTAGCAGGGAACGTTTAAGAATTCGCGCTCATCTCGCAGACAGTAGGGAATGTAGCTCCTGATGCTGTAGCTGGACCTCGTTTctaaaaaaattcctaaattgGGGGCACTTGCGAAATGTTTTACTGAAACTTAAAACTTCTCAATTCAGTCTGGCCAAAGTCTCCCGCAAAGTGTCGTAATAGCATACTGGTATGGAAAATTCACTATACAAGTGCATCTTTATCATTTTCAGCGTTTCTTATATTTCTCAtgtttaagaatttttttcgattAGTGTTTGAATGTATtttatacaattattttttttgccctCACGCAGATTAAAAGATCCAAGGGTTTGAAATTATTCGATCTGGACAAGACAGTTTCAGATGCTGTGACGTCAACCTTAAGATATCAGTTGACCAATGATGGTTTTGTCCCGATTGAGGTAAAAAGTGAAAGCTTTTAATAACAGATCCTCTAAAACCCGTTCCCCAGCTGTTAGTTGTAACTGAACAGAACGCCTGACTTACAGTTAACAgagtattctttttctttttctttgacttgCAGAATCGCGACATTGTGCCATCAGTTACTGAAGATAACTCGCAAAGAAAGCTTTACAAACAGGTTgtgaaacaatttcattttttaaagtgaCATTTACGTTGAAAATGGTGTTCTTGTCTTTATCATGGACATACAAACTTACCAGAACTCAttatttgctttgaaatttttccctTGCAGAGAATTCTAAAGAAGTCTAATTCTTCTTCCTTTGGCATGACGGAAAATGTCCTTGATAGATTTTTGGTAAGAAATATCTTACAAtacatattttagttttttgttttcgctGATATCCTGAGAATAACCTCGTCTGACCATATATTTATGTTGAGCTGAATTATACTCGTATTGTGaatggttcttacttatgatctattggagaaCGGACACATAgatgatgtttgctttttaatcataaaaattgcaatttcctcgattgtgattggtttaaaaacccctattttccactaattcacttgccaagttgttatcggacagtttgttatcggacagtttgttatcggacagtttgtcatcggacagtttgttatcggacagttcagTAAGTTAGTCACATTTAAAGTtttgaagaagctcttgatagtcaatcaaattctccttatcagcaccttaggaaatgtatagaaaacagtatggagaagatgcattctgatgttagggtgtaaagggttaaaggaaaatagatgagcatgttttttattttgatcaacttTAGCAATTCATGTTATGTTACATTTGCAGGCGGCTCCTCGCATGCTTCCCGGTTCTCGTCCCAGGACTTGCTCGTTCTTAACACGGCTGATTGGCGGTGATTCTCAAACACTGTACAGACCTATTACCAGTCCTTACACGTCCAGAATACTTAAGCCGTTTATCAGACGGGACTATGAAAGCCGGCCGTTGAAATTAAAACTGCTGCaagaaataatcgcttataGCCATAGGTAAGAGTTGAACCTACAGATTTTGATGGAAAGATAAGATGGCACTTGGCGTTTTCGAATAGATAGTGCCATAGAATGTAGGGTGCTTCTTTATTAAGGTTGCTTGAACCAGATTCGAATTTGGAGTGCTTTCAACAGGAAGTCGGAAacaaatcagaaacaaaataatCCCAACAGTCAGTcaggaggaaagaaaaaatagccAGGAGCCATCAATTTGGCGACTTTTGTGGGACTGACGGCTTTAGTCTTTTTCTTAGAATCGCGGGATCAATGGCTTCTGAAACAATCACAATATATTTTAGGGACAGCACCGTATTTCCTCGATCCTCGAATAagcgaccccccccccccctcgaaTAAACTCCCACCTCCTAGGCCGTAATACAAAACAATCCCGCCCCCTCCAATAAGTGggcccccccctcccttcctcctttactttcttaaatagtaggggtacaaggaaaacctgtttctgttaccactttatttacaaatttttaggCTTCAACTGCAACGAAATCAGTACAGGTTAAcagcttattcgaggaaatacgatATTTCCACGAATCCACCATAGTGTCACTTTAGCCTACTGAGTAAAGTAAGAATTTTTTAGAGGGAACTCTTCCCTTCATACTCTGTGACGACTCTAACAGTGTGTCTATTCGTTCAGGAATGATCCTGGGTGGAAGCCAACACAAGTTTCTCCCATTGATTACTGCTATGTACAGCCGCACCATATTCCATCCGTGAATGCAATGTGTCGGGAATTTTTCTGGCCAGGAATTGATTGTGAGTCGTTCTCTGTTTAAATCCGTTTTGAGTTGCATGCTGTTTCAAACCAAACTAACATTCTTGAATGTTGTTGTGTCTGCTGCATTTATAATGCATGCAGACACTTAGATAAGCTGTAAAACGCGCGACCAGCTACTTCATATACGACAAGATCTCGGATTTACTCTTGACGTTTCAGTGCGGATTCCATTTGGTGATACGATACATGAAGTATGCACTGAggggtaatactttcggcctgtaatactttcggcctgtaatactttcgggtgCAAACTTCGTTCCTCAGGGGAATAATCTATCCAATCGGATACGAGGAAAGGACAAAGGAGAGAGGTCGGGGCAAACTACCGATTTCCGGGAAGactcggaaccaatcaaatctgagaaaaggaCAAATTCAAATCCGTCAAACTATGTGCTTTCGAAAAACGTTTGGGTTGCGTCGTATCGTCCTGATTTCGTTCGTCAAGCCAGGGTGTATTATTGCTTGCAAGGTGAGTaatcttttcgcttttcatatttgtaatggatttcttaaaaggtgttttctcGTTTTGCCACAGCATTCGCACTGGGTGTCATTCCGGCcgagtgaaaggttttgaaagatgctttgaatttgtaaatcgacTGAAGCTTTCTCGGCGCCAACACGATCACCGCCCCGCCATTTTGCAAGTGCTCAGGACGCAAAATAAGCTTTATGagccccatttggggaatgcAAAGTCCCTTCGGGGAACAATTGagccccatttggggaatgaaaagcccgttaagggaattattaagtCTCACTTGGGGATTACAAAGCCCAATGCGGGATATAATATGCCCTGTTTACGAAATGGATTTGGcagaagatacatgtatttcactacACACATGAAAACATCTATCACTAGACAAACATGTGCGAAAGCTGTGGCGATTTTATACAGTGGAGAGAAACCTAGAACTAGTATTCTTCATGATAATTACTATCTAAGCATCGCTATGAACAGATCTTTGCATACAGTTGTAAGGTATTaatgctttcaaaaattggaatccttcatcaagatgaatcaagcgctcaattgctccttcacatttcaactgtcctgcgtttgaagatttgctatttcctttgcacttcctAAGTGCAACTTCTGATTTTCctaagagaattttcatttgaagcttttttgttttgaagaatatattttcaacacacatagcagctctcctatctgatcgtcttagttcagatttaaaaatgtcgctataatgaacattagctagtctatctttattttctggtcgactttgaccaaggaatataccaggatatgctaactcttcagaatgttgatctctgaatatacttaagggtttgtttccctctcctggtgcaacatttaaaatacattgaggcagactgtcttcaaaataatgtgtgttggtcaacatggtgtcagtaacaccagcaggtgtttctgcttcatcttcagtccactgatcatcattatcattactgtcatttccatcttgcttattggaaccactgctcttttctatttcttgttcactttgattttcagtattagtatcatctaataaacagtttgcagtaTACTGCACTCCCCAACCTTCATTTAGTGTTATTCCTTCCTGTCTGTAGaggctgctgttgttgattgatttataatgaataagtaaacaaataaaaaattataattcaccaaggtaagtttttttttttggcattttgttgttatagttaaatttgtagtagtagtggtagtcGTTGTCGTCTTTTCATGCAGTGCTCCctatgttattagaaattttgaaatacattatattgctatgaaacaaactcaaaaggttctttttcacttgcagtcaatggaagaacaaaaagaagagattgttggtttcttacacaatgtgtctccaactaaaaaaagtagcaagacATCTTACTTTGACATGTCCATACAAACCACCAATGGCTTAGTAAGAGGAGTCTGCGTCTCCggaagtaaacaggaacacttttgatcaaatgagcaaaaagaaatctccaataaaacttccaaattttagaattgaaagagCAGGAGATGCAACCACAgtactgatgaataacaatgtactgttagagcctacaaaagaaatacctttttcaagaattgagttgccaagtgccaacaatatccaatcaatttcagctgcaaacacaaatcaaagtatcaccatcaaagccaaacttattcagatgtcatcaacaaaaaaagtgaagacagagtatggtgaaaaaaaaaaaagttgtttgcctaTCTTGTGGACCCATTGGGAACAATTCTGTGGATCTCATTAATCCTGCTGAGCTACCTCAGAACTTTACCaatacaacagcagcagcagaaaTACTTGGAGTGCGAAGTGTCACGGCATATCAAGCCTGCtgcaactgtaacaaaaagctGGTAATAGAGACGTCTCCCATACTAACCTGTTCAACTTGTGGGCTCAAGCAGGATATGAAGTCCACTATTCAACAATGTTATGGACAACTACtggtacaaattaaagaatcgaaGATCACAGCGACCCTGTTCAATGACATCCTGCATGATATGCTAGCGTCACAAGGAAAGAGCACTCTTCCAATCACTGAAGAAACCATAACTACCTTTCTTCTAGAGTTACCAACTATAACCAGCATAAcattcaacaacaaacaaaaatagtggagtcagtgcaaatctgaataaaatgaacaatttcctgtCACATATCAGTGGAAATTACTACTGAATACCAAACGTTAATAATTcctgttttgttacagtttgcaacaaacattttgtagacactggttttaagtgaaatgattgtttctctgactgataaacattatttacaagtacacgtgctgctttttttgggataatatttctgttgtgttacatttctgatacatttcatttcaattaaaagacaaacacttcaaaatacttttaaaagtatattcacCTATTAGTTACTTGAACACAACATTGTAAatatactaactttgttttacctatgttttgttccaaattgattgcatattaccattaaatgaaaaacataatgatttcCTAGGAATTATTACAGCCAGAGActttcttgctttgcaaaactgctactgcgtttgcattacagttgtcttgtgttacaaagacttctgatactattcaattttgttaaaaactattggctgttgtatttcaattctttgatttaaattttctgctacaaaataaaagaaacgttcactttaatgttagattctttgcagtaccataacacaataaaagttatttaaacagtgatgaagatgtaatCACAATCATGATATTGATGATTGATATTGATGATCCCTTACCTCCAACTGGAGCATTGGACATTCACCACTTCAGTTCCCCATCTTTGTGATGCCTTGAGCATTCCATAGCACTGCCTTTCGGGAGATGTTTCTAGCCAGTTTAACAGTATTCAAAAAAATAGGCGCCTACAGCAGATTCCATTCCACTGCAGCAGACACAAGTACCCATTGGGtacctattttttttaactggttaTGAGCAGCTTCGGACTTTTTGCAAAGGCATATAAAACAATGTTGAGTGACAATTCAAATGACAGTATATAGTACTGGTGGTGTCAGCCGAATCTTCTCGAGAAGTTTAACGTATGTGTATGATACTACACTGTAACTCTTGAGTTGAAATTTCTTGTGCACGTATTTTTGTGTTCCTGATTATTATGGTTTACATATCTCGTACTTACGGAGTGCGAGGTCCGTACTTTAAGTTACGGACCGAGTTTTTCCCGCGAAACATAAATCTGACTGGAAAAACGGGGTCAGGTGTTAACTTAAAGTACGGACCGAGAAAACGAGGctagtaagatatttattttatctccGGATTCTCATAGAGGGGGAGTATTTCAattgaaacaaacttttgaatttagccgGGCGTGCAGTTATGTACGACCCACTAAGTTGATCGATCATAGCGCACTTTCAAACTGAGAGATTTGATAAAAGGCAGTTCTTACTTGTGCGTGAGTGGACGAAGCCATAGTAAGTGGTACATGTGACatgaaagaattttttatttgatattctaAGTCATTGCCGTGCTTTCAGATATCTTTAAGGTATAGTCATTCATCGAACGTTAACGCTTTCTCCAACACTCTTTACAAGAATAACCAGTGACTTTTTGTAATATTCTGTATTTTTGTTTCTCCTTAGTGTCGGAGTGTCTCCAGTACCCTGATTTCAGTTGTGTAGTTCTTTATAAGTAAGTAGTCCTGAACTAGTTTTTCGCTCGAGTGCCATAATCAATGGGTATCACTTTTTATTTTACCTTGACTCTTTTGCCAGTTGTTCTTGTGGCTTCTCGTTGGTTTAGTGAGATTTAAAATCCCTTTCCTGTTAATCCAATGCAGTATGTGAGTGGTCGATAAATCTGGGTTCAAGTCCTAGCTGGATCACTGTGATGTGTTCTTGCGCTCAAGAGCTCAAAACACTTCCCTCAcaacagtgcctctctccacacaggagtgtaaatgggtaccagcaaactATCACGATCACCTGGCGAGATCCTGGTAgcggagggggagggggggggggaatgagATGAGCCTTTAAGCTCATAAGCTAGTTTTGCCTCACATGTTTATTTACGGTTTTCCACTGTTTCGAGTGTGGTTGTACTCATAATTCACTCAATCACGGGAGAGGGGTAGGGAAAAGGATGATTATATCACGTACCATGTAACAGATACGAGGTATCGGTTACTTAATAAAACAATGTGGTGTGCCTTTTGTGAGCACAGACATGTGCCGACTCTTGTACGTCAAGAACAACCAGACGGGCGGGtatttcttctttaaacttCGATTGAAATCTCTAATGTGAGAATTTGAAGCACAGAAAAGTAACGTATTAATGACGTAgactaataggggagggggtgTCTTCGTTATTTTTGCGATAGATTGTGATAGGTTGAAGCAAATTCAAGGTGTCAAGGTGTGAGTAATTACGAGTGATAACCGGAACGATGGCgaacaaaatcaacatgaaTGTGCGACCATGCGTAAGAAAggcaaacaaacatacaaacaaacaaaccaaaagaaagtgaaaaagaatgACAGGGTCAAATTTCTCGAATTCATCTAATTAGCTGTTCCCgtttattttagaaaattcGTGATTGGTTTTGCGTTTATGGTTCCCGATGTAAACTATAACGAGGCTTACATCTCGTTCGTACTAGTCCATCCCGAGTGGCGCCGCGGAGGGATTGGAACCTATATGATTTATCACTTGATTCAAACGTGTATGGGGAAGGACGTCACACTTCATGTTTCCGTCACAAATCCAGCTATGCTTATGTATCAGAAGTTTGGGTTTAAACCCGAGGAATTAATACAGGAATTTTACAGTAGATATTTGCCTCAGGATAGTCCACAGTGTAGACATGCGTTTTTTCTAAGGTTGAGGAGGTGAACCTTTTCTCAATAGCTTCCTgctataaaatatattcatactcgaaggagaaatttctctttGGTCACTGTCTCGGTAGACCTTATTTCAAAAGATTTGACAGGGGAGGGGAAGTGAGGGTGTAAATTTCAATCAATGCCAGTCattgaaattttgcttttgtaTTATAAATATATTATCTGCTTGAGGCATGATGAAACACCTCTCTTTGTTGACTGGCTTAgacctctctctctctctttctctctcgcACTTATCAATTACCATCTTCACTTTGATGTATTTTAACGAAATTTCAGGTTTAAAACATTCATTAGATACCCCCAATCATTCAAGAGACATTATGAATGTACGAAACTACTGTACAAGAAAAAGTATGGCCTATGAGATGAATCCAGTGCAGCTAAGAACAGACAACAACCATTTTAGTGGTCTGGGTACCAGTTCTAAATCTTGGACCCCAGATTACCTAGAGTCCTCGGCACGCGGCCTCTACTGGTGATcctctacaaaaaaaatcatacgCACATTCACATATTTGTTTGCATTACATTGTATTTAAAACCTGTTTATTACAATAGGATTCTAGCATTAAGTATATTTCATATCTTATGAAGTATTTTTACAAGTCCTGGTCGGGTCACTGGGATGTTTTCTGGTGCTTCAGTCACTTTGAATTCGTTCAGAGCGCCTCTCTCGATCCAGGGGTGTAAATGTGTACCAGCAAACTATCACCCGACGAAATGCTTAGAGGGGGGGGAATATCCCTTCCCAGATTTTCGCGATAATAattgtgattcaggggtgatattgtgaggaaaaatcAGACGTTAGTCACTTTGAGAGTTCAAAGGCATAAGGGCTCTGTCCATACTTCTCAGTGAAGAGGTTTAATATTTCCGTTTATGCGAGTTTTGGGGTGGCTCACAGATCGTTCACACGACTGCTAAACATCAAGAAAGAGATTTATGTTACCTTAAACGTTGTTACTGAAAAAGCAATAGGGAGGCTAATGGATATAATggttaaatggttaaataaCCGACTGCATAACATATAACATAACACATGGTATACAACCCTCGTTAAAAAGAGATGTTTGGTTGCGTTCCACCTTGCTCAAGGGGTTCTAAATTTCAGAATCCGCTTTACCGCTTGTCGTATGTTAGACTTACGCCAAAAATACATCACAGGGTTGAGGGCAGAATTGAGAAAAACAATTGTACTAGGGACTGCATAATACTTGCCGAAGCTTGTTCGTACGAAAACATCAGCGACAAGTGTTGCAATGTAGGGAAGataacaaagaaggaaaagacaGTACACATAAAATATGGTCACGGCAGATCTTCTGAGCTGTTTGAAGCGCATCCCTTGGCCTGCATTGGCCGACATAACTTGCATCTGGGAGTGAATTTGTCCCCGATGTCGAATAACTACTCTATAAACCTCAAAATACGCAAAGAAATTGGCAACAAGACAAGACACTATGATAAGACCAAAGAATGGATACAAAGCATGCGCCTTCAACAGTTTCGCACTGGAGGAGAAACCAGACACCGTCCATATCACAGCAATTGCAAGAGCTGTTTTGTTCATGGTGACAAGACTGTTGTACCGTAGGTGAAATTTTAGAGCAATCATCCTATCCAGGCTGATGGCTGTGACGGTGAGGAAGGACACACCACAGAGACAGAGGCCTGCAATGTCTTTTGTCTTAGAGACGGAAGATAATATATCATCGTTAACAACCAACCTCTTTAAGGTGCTGAGGATAAACAGAGGTTGGATCAGTAACCCAACTGCTAAGTCCGAGACAGCGAGGTTGCACATTAGCATGTTGCCAGGAGTGTGTAAAGAGCTTGTTTTCCAGATGGCGACTAAAACCACGCTATTTGTAACAATTATGAAAGGGCTGGTAGAAACGTTTAGTATCACTAGTGCAATGTCCAAGGCGGAAATACTGTCGTCACTCGTTCTGTCCGTAGAATCGGGCTTTGAGGTTGTATTCATGTCCATAATATTCTTTTCCTCTCACTTTTAAAGAAGCGAAACTCGAGCGCTTAACGTTGCGAAAGTCACTTTAGTAATGCGACTGAAGACTTCGGACCAAGCACTTTAAAGTGTTTTCTATCAAATTGATGCTGGATATCAATCAAGAGATTGATATTGTTGTTCTCTTTGCAATCAGTTTTAGTTAAACCGGAGATTCTCCGGTGGGTTAATTGAAATTGCGATTGGGTCTGCTACAATAACATGTGGTTATATCACGATCTCCCGCGGTTACTCTGGACAACGGACTGTGCGTAGAGGATCTGCTAGGGTGAGATAGATTATTTTAGATCAGCTTTATTACAAGGGAGGGGATTTCTTGAGTAAATATCAGAAAGATGTCTTTCTGATGTTAAAGTAAGGAGAAGTGTATGAACAACTGAATCCCTAGTTTAGAGTCTTTCACAGGTCCCATGCAGTCACGCTGAAATTTAACCATCTAACAACGGTTGTAAAAATCTGCAAAATAAGTAACATGCAGATATGAATTTTGGCTTAGTTTCTCTCCCACCCTCTCCTCTTTGCATAGAAAAGTCTATTGACTATCAACAATTCGCCGCATGGACCGAAATAATTTGTT
This is a stretch of genomic DNA from Pocillopora verrucosa isolate sample1 chromosome 12, ASM3666991v2, whole genome shotgun sequence. It encodes these proteins:
- the LOC131788009 gene encoding cysteine-rich protein 2-binding protein, producing MAEEVIDPGIETEYEAVEEICYCNGLKGSNMVQCVLCRRLFHLDCLKNGKPSTLVGDVFFDLTCASCSTDSSEICTRQHLSWLQAVYLTLYNLYSTSRGRKGYFRWREDICHFIDKHWQLLFPNKKKKNTWNSTVAGILSSGCPEYFKSGQKEFNKETGWWGLQENIAPSVKLTGTGSGSSRKRRGRAGVATGFGAKNRESQLTTEKYPRIPVQPLCADENVIELSVSEHKSPCDDLMAQLLSEEDMRELAEPTPEMDAFTSLFTAGYEDMDDTSSLFTGEEEKSELDFLDERTDRQEDTESLSSTATSEKSCKHSQSDSVQSETKGKPVANNLTSLPHTIDSLVPVSEEREKELLLKINSYPKAVYHDPVARRFRRKLILRQIKRSKGLKLFDLDKTVSDAVTSTLRYQLTNDGFVPIENRDIVPSVTEDNSQRKLYKQRILKKSNSSSFGMTENVLDRFLAAPRMLPGSRPRTCSFLTRLIGGDSQTLYRPITSPYTSRILKPFIRRDYESRPLKLKLLQEIIAYSHRNDPGWKPTQVSPIDYCYVQPHHIPSVNAMCREFFWPGIDLSECLQYPDFSCVVLYKKFVIGFAFMVPDVNYNEAYISFVLVHPEWRRGGIGTYMIYHLIQTCMGKDVTLHVSVTNPAMLMYQKFGFKPEELIQEFYSRYLPQDSPQCRHAFFLRLRR
- the LOC131788013 gene encoding melanocyte-stimulating hormone receptor-like yields the protein MNTTSKPDSTDRTSDDSISALDIALVILNVSTSPFIIVTNSVVLVAIWKTSSLHTPGNMLMCNLAVSDLAVGLLIQPLFILSTLKRLVVNDDILSSVSKTKDIAGLCLCGVSFLTVTAISLDRMIALKFHLRYNSLVTMNKTALAIAVIWTVSGFSSSAKLLKAHALYPFFGLIIVSCLVANFFAYFEVYRVVIRHRGQIHSQMQVMSANAGQGMRFKQLRRSAVTIFYVYCLFLLCYLPYIATLVADVFVRTSFGKYYAVPSTIVFLNSALNPVMYFWRKSNIRQAVKRILKFRTP